The genomic segment CTCCTTGCAGTTGGACTCGCAGCGGGATTGTCATTTCATTTCCGCCAAGGCGAACCCGTTCACCGCGGTAAAACCGTCATAGCAAAGACGCCTGCTGTTTCGACGCAAATCGCCGCCCACTCTGAGCCACGAGCTGTGCCGTCGGCCGGCAGGTCACGCAACACGCGCCGTTCACGCAACCTGGATATGGAGCCTACTCGTCCGCGACAAATGACGGTACAGCTTCCCTATTCCAACAGCGCAATCGAAACCGGAACCGGCGCTACGATTAGAGTCTCGATGTCGCAGTCCGATCTGTTGTCGCTTGGATTTCCCATCAACACAACCGTTCAGGAGAGGCGCATCGTTGCCGAATTGACCCTCGGTGATGATGGCTTGCCTCGCGCGATCAGCCTGCCTCTGCCCCTTGAGGTAATGAAGGAGAAGGAATGATCTCATCGATTCGTAAGAGATCGCTCTACGGCTTGGCGGCAGTACTGCTCACCAAGACCGCTGTCAGTATCGCTCAAGCACCCGGTACCCCCATGTCAATGCCCGCGCCGCCTTGCATGGATGGTAGTTGTCCGGGCCCGCAAATCTCTGTCGCCGCCATCGGCGCTCCTCCGATCGGACCTGCGCAGGTCGGCGTAATCACTACCGGCGGAATGGCTGTTGCTCTCCAGGAGAATACCGAAACGGTGAAGAACCAGCCATACCAGGCTGTGGCGATCACCGATGTTAAGCAGACTCTTGCAGACGGATCGCATATCACGCAAACGACTAGCGCTACTGTGGCTCGGGACAGTGACGGCCGGACGGCTCGCGTTCAGCAATTAAGCACCATCGGCCCATGGCGGTCTGGGACGGACTCTTCCCAGACGAAGGGTCCGACGCTCACGACTATCTTCGATCCGGTAGCAAAGACCCATACCGACTACACATCGGATGACAAGGTGGCGCATGTATCGAAGTTCCCACCAATGCCACCGTCCGACGCATCGACAGGTCATAGCGGAGGTGGCTTTGCAGCATTCTCCTTCGCTCCGACAGCTGGTGCGCCAGGCGGAGGTACGCCAATGACGTTGACTGTGCAAGGGCCCGCAATTCCACCCCAGGCAGACCAAGACCAGGCAGCGCCTGACGTTAGGACCGAATCGCTCGGCTCCAAGATCATCGAGGGTATTCCTGCGACCGGGACGAGGACTACGACGATCATTCCCGCAGGTGCTATCGGTAACGACAAGGATCTGTCGATAACCCGCGAGACCTGGTATTCGGCAGATCTCAAGTTAGTCATCCAGAGCACGCAAACTGATCCGCGTTTTGGCGAATCAACGTACACGCTCACCAAGATCCAGCGGAGCGAGCCCGATCCGAGCATGTTCCAGGTGCCCTCTGGATACACGGTAGACAAGATTCCGATGGTTATCCAGAAGCGCTGAGCAGGGTGCTTTTGATCACGATTGTGGTGGCGCTCCTGGTTTAGCTGCGATCTGAGGTAAGTTGCGTTCACGACCGATTGGTCAGGCCGGCGACGTCAGAATCCTCGCGCAATCCCAATTGTGAACCCCTCTGGTTGTTGTCCTGCGCTGCTCGAGGGCCTTGGAAGATCGTCAACAGAATCGTTCATCCGCTGGCTTGAGCGGAATTGTTCCATGCGGCGTCTTTTGGAAGGCACTGCTGCCGCGCTCCTATGGCTGAATACGATTCGGAATTGACGCGTCTTGTCGAGCAGATCAATCGCTCGGCCAAGGAACCCAAAGCGGACGAAAGCAAGCTGCTCGACCAATTCTTGAGCCTCGCAGTACAGCGTGAGGCTTCGGATCTTCTTCTAGTCGCTGGTTCGGCCGCCATTCTGCGGGTGAATGGCGGCCTCACCGCCGGAGTCGGGCAAATTCTCTCAACCGCCGAATTGCGGGGCATTTTGCTGCCAATCCTGACCCCAGCGCAGAGCGAAGAACTGCAGGCCCGCAAATCGATCGACTTTTGCTTCGTGCGACAGGAGATCGGCAGGTTCCGGGCCAACTATCACTATCAGCGAGGGACTCTGGCAGCCGCAATTCGCCTATTGTCCGAGCAGGTTCCTTCACTGGAATCGCTGCACCTGCCGCCCACCCTCGCGCTCCTGATGGAGCGGCGGCAAGGCCTTGTGCTGGTTACCGGTCCTACTGGATCGGGAAAGAGTTCGACCTTGGCGGCGTTGATCGACCTGATCAACCGCAAGCGTCGCGACCACATCATCACGATTGAAGACCCGATGGAATATCAGCATCCCAATCGAAGCTCCATTGTTGAGCAGATCGAGCTTGGCCACGATACGCTGAGTTTCGCGGATGCTGTGCGCGCAGCTCTCCGGCAAGATCCGAACGTAATTTTGATCGGTGAGATGCGTGACGCCGACACCATGGCTGCAGCATTGACCGCGGCTGAGACAGGCCATCTTGTTTTGAGTTCTCTGCACACGAATGATGCTGTGCAGACTGTCCTGCGCATCCTCGACATCTTTCCGTCCAGCTATCAGTCGCAGATACGGCAGCAACTCTCATTGGCTCTTGTGGCAGTGATCTCGCAGAAACTCATTCCGGCGGCAGCCGGAAGCGGACGCTATCCGGCAGTCGAAATCATGCTCGCCACTCCAGCGATTCGCAACCTGATTCGGCGCGGGGACGATCACCAACTCCGCGCCCACATAGAAACCGGAAGGGCTGAAGGAATGCTCACCACCGAGCAGTCTCTTGCCGAGTTGGTCCGAAGAGGGCGAATCTCCCGTGACACTGCATTCGATCATTCCCATCACCCCGATGATTTAGAGCGCCATCTCATCCCCTGACCGTTTCCTAATTGCTCTCACGAGATCAAGGCAGTAAGAAATCCTG from the Occallatibacter riparius genome contains:
- a CDS encoding type IV pilus twitching motility protein PilT; this translates as MTRLVEQINRSAKEPKADESKLLDQFLSLAVQREASDLLLVAGSAAILRVNGGLTAGVGQILSTAELRGILLPILTPAQSEELQARKSIDFCFVRQEIGRFRANYHYQRGTLAAAIRLLSEQVPSLESLHLPPTLALLMERRQGLVLVTGPTGSGKSSTLAALIDLINRKRRDHIITIEDPMEYQHPNRSSIVEQIELGHDTLSFADAVRAALRQDPNVILIGEMRDADTMAAALTAAETGHLVLSSLHTNDAVQTVLRILDIFPSSYQSQIRQQLSLALVAVISQKLIPAAAGSGRYPAVEIMLATPAIRNLIRRGDDHQLRAHIETGRAEGMLTTEQSLAELVRRGRISRDTAFDHSHHPDDLERHLIP